Proteins from a single region of Plasmodium brasilianum strain Bolivian I chromosome 13, whole genome shotgun sequence:
- a CDS encoding histidine phosphatase, with protein MQVHVFFLGFLFILFITNVVYEYIYTFNSRKEKIKKKDISDDKRLVQVFLHVHILKDIMVVSLVNFFTKIMIFFHCLKRYLFFNKYNYIGYSNIEQEDKNNMKSTIDAYNTSSVNSGISKNKKVEKRKENVQVKTIYFIRHSESVWNNVVNKKFSMKTFANLILVLMYEIFFFFSKKSVLVDSPLSNNGVVQSIELSNFLQQEKNANNENNFCDIPMNKFSKVDDQMKSDPHQVIELNEMWKWGDTRTSNRRAKNNDESIHYNGNPHHNGNPHYNGNPHYNGNPHYNGNPHYNDNTRYNDNTNYNDNAQYNDNTHYNDNAQYNDSDLHSGYDEHLGNDINNMNSCKRNTVMQRKKNGESIADNINSRNRNDNVMYNYESEDEKGNKQNQANIGNMSLKEHVDILNRSPKYKSTILCSDLRRAISSCFISFYNRINKYNEQIHVLNSLQEISGNPDCVSLFDFHNNNYISTDIENFLHKDVEELFKKNIKIAKPPPYSSSSHNKFLDTLTYIFNNNNNIFIIFGHSLWFRLFFNYFLKQAHKVKTHKMQNSGVVVFNMLKYKEDNEVKYEIEKDSVRVLYKGLIENEHNKIE; from the coding sequence ATGCAGGTACACGTATTTTTTCTGGggtttttgttcattttgtttatcaCGAATGTAGTGTATGAGTATATTTACACTTTTAATTcaagaaaagagaaaataaaaaaaaaagatataagtGATGATAAAAGACTCGTGCAGGTGTTTTTACATGTTCATATACTAAAAGATATTATGGTTGTATCATTAGTCaacttttttacaaaaattatgatattcTTTCATTGCTTAAAGAGGTActtgttttttaataaatataattatatcgGTTATTCGAACATCGAACAGGAGGATAAAAACAATATGAAGAGTACTATCGATGCTTACAACACGAGCAGTGTCAATAGTGGTATcagtaaaaacaaaaaggtggaaaagagaaaagagaATGTTCAGGTGAAaaccatttattttataaggcACAGTGAATCAGTATGGAATAACGTagttaacaaaaaattttcgaTGAAAACTTTTGCAAATCTTATCCTAGTATTAATGTATGagatatttttcttctttagtAAGAAATCAGTTTTAGTAGATTCCCCCTTAAGTAATAATGGTGTCGTGCAGTCCATTGAACTGTCAAATTTTTTGCagcaagaaaaaaatgctaataatgaaaataatttttgtgaTATACCTATGAACAAATTCAGTAAAGTAGATGATCAGATGAAGAGTGACCCACATCAAGTTATTGAGTTGAATGAAATGTGGAAGTGGGGCGATACCCGCACGAGCAACAGAAGAGCAAAGAATAATGATGAAAGTATTCATTATAATGGTAATCCTCACCATAATGGTAATCCTCACTATAATGGTAATCCTCACTATAATGGTAATCCTCACTATAATGGTAATCCTCACTATAATGATAATACTCGTTATAATGATAATACTAACTATAATGACAATGCCCAATATAATGACAATACACACTATAATGACAATGCCCAATATAATGATAGTGATCTTCATAGCGGATATGATGAACATCTTGGTAATGATATTAACAATATGAATAGTTGTAAACGAAATACAGTTAtgcaaaggaaaaaaaatggggaaAGTATTGCCGATAACATAAATAGCAGGAACAGGAATGATAAcgttatgtataattatgaaagtgaagatgaaaaaggaaataaacaaaatcaAGCAAATATTGGTAATATGAGTCTAAAAGAACATGTTGATATTCTTAATAGAAGTCCAAAATACAAAAGCACTATTTTATGTTCTGATTTAAGAAGAGCTATATCTAGctgttttatttctttttataatagaataaataaatataatgaacaaATTCATGTATTAAATTCTTTGCAAGAAATCAGTGGTAATCCAGATTGTGTTTCTTTATTTgattttcataataataattatataagtacTGATATTGAAAATTTCTTACACAAAGATGTGgaagaattatttaaaaaaaatattaaaattgcaAAACCACCCCCTTATTCCTCATCTTcacataataaatttttagatACATtaacgtatatatttaataataataataatattttcattatatttggACATAGTTTATGGTTtcgtcttttttttaattatttcctAAAACAAGCACATAAGGTAAAAACGCACAAAATGCAAAACTCAGGTGTTGttgtttttaatatgttaaaatataaagaagatAATGAAGTGAAGTATGAAATTGAAAAGGACAGCGTTCGGGTGTTATATAAGGGTTTGATTGAGAATGAGCATAACAAGATCGAATAG
- a CDS encoding hypothetical protein (conserved Plasmodium protein) → MKNENGVVYKNNTWTLHNNKSNATANKKKRCLEEKKKKKNDNKKDRYTCISLVLSASRVEYLTLLGNGKLFENTKDQDEEKKNQVTDMYIYTSKGVEKVSINTSVKDKKKEENKNKRYQYLKDKITNVLKIQEKLKQNSTEGNVLGQNVVQEGFDQGGVLLREDGLWNDLDIPGYTNAKDVITFDKSKNEINILSSKKSGELTSRDFFHDVPAIMLGAPVVDLSSAKSTTKKQLNMSRNDKDVNEQAESITEKDYITDWNILNKRISKVDNPLSVYEGESVLCNEESNDRARNEAIRDMNKQINKQMNNDMNKQMNIDMNKQMNIDMNKQMNIDQNKQMNIDQNKQMNIDQNKQMNIDQNKQMNIDQNKQMNIDQNKQMNIDQNKQMNIDQNKQMNIDQNKQMNNDMNKQMNNNMNKQVNEDMIKLASCEKNYESTKNTTQGINEKEQRNNINSSSFPKTVTHDEANDISTFQKRGNTEIHNNIYNSKTVLNGNNLNVNGNPLSHNNIDEVSILYNEMQVLSGEINNIRNKINIINNKKYGKINILNNKINMLNSKRSENQTNNINNYINSNINNDINIANSQIDILYGKKINKMYEQINYHVKYLHDQLDKKYKDEKHNQGDVYIHNKIYRQISNIKTQINNLYDQVNNHVYIQKSNKTFNQLNIQINNLRNQIDNLVGMHQGSLEDSLLNIRTSRNVNYYKERGLKKNDQNNRDVLPIPHDDQPNDVKTLLQIKNVNIREEGNLLNHDVCGNMHGEHLKSPGISQNENYQGGQKNYEHVSYIRDDDECVQGDYVHPFIERRTHVGKNLVQLKESERKLLYKRNQKRKRTEKENMFTYNYYEKKKTLKSLFGINNKQVKNECQNDIYQKGLIMPLNEITNNSRTDHKYFHNIVTCSYVPSKDNAINSQRNWVNTNGERDPPGGVEAEQWDQAGHPYHSDYSLLSDYSHQSYQSHQSDQSHQSDQSHQSDQSHQSDQSHQSDQSHQSDQSHQSDQSHQSDQSSRFSLDKRQSYKRSNESSEGKGSDKNYDSPYNDQKLIYLKNKLMQLKISKMRDKLKKESIFGITPNNVNGAENGNPNGYVHRDVSSDPCGDMENSIGGKIPTIQQKMNEPHDNINSLNLVNDQVELSGDKEIRNITTFRNTENAKNVILNEHNEHCSNDDAQVCVKYKTSDKNSKEKIFFFKKDDNTKKMNSFLPMLRKLTNRMNKVQMGKINNDNNCNNINNCNNSNSNSNNKIYSNNNCYYNYNFCEREMSDCSDITANISHHSHHESNKSTQKEQDHKEINKPRYIFFLKQESIYSNNEQAKPYFEKKNMNEGKRSVENYFSCNKESNFLLDNRERTNENIEDTKRLYLTKPFTIDQIYNYTVSYYNKFNKENRQNEQNEQNEQNEQDEQDEQNEQDEQDEHKEQDEQNEQNKDKHQ, encoded by the exons atgaaaaatgagaATGGCGTAGTTTACAAGAATAACACGTGGACCTTACACAAT AACAAGTCGAACGCGACTGCGAATAAGAAGAAAAGGTGTcttgaggaaaaaaaaaaaaaaaaaaatgataataaaaaagatagatACACATGCATCTCGTTAGTACTAAGTGCTAG CCGCGTTGAATACCTAACATTACTAGGAAATGGCAAACTTTTTGAGAATACGAAGGACCAAGATGAAGAGAAGAAAAACCAAGTAACtgatatgtacatttatacaaGCAAAGGGGTTGAGAAGGTTTCCATAAATACTAGTgtgaaagataaaaaaaaagaagagaacaAAAATAAGAGATATCAATACTTAAAAGACAAAATAACGAacgttttaaaaattcaggaaaaattaaagcaGAACAGTACTGAAGGGAATGTACTGGGCCAGAACGTTGTTCAGGAGGGATTTGATCAAGGGGGAGTACTGTTAAGGGAAGATGGGTTATGGAACGATTTGGACATACCCGGTTATACCAATGCAAAGGATGTTATTACTTTCGATAAGAGTAAGAACGAAATTAACATTTTGAGCAGTAAGAAGAGCGGCGAGTTGACGAGTAGAGATTTTTTCCATGATGTTCCAGCAATTATGTTAGGTGCCCCTGTAGTTGATCTTTCTTCAGCTAAGAGTACCACGAAAAAGCAGCTAAATATGAGTCGTAATGATAAAGATGTTAATGAACAGGCAGAGAGTATAACAGAGAAGGACTATATAACGGATTGGaatatacttaataaaaGGATTAGTAAGGTAGACAATCCGTTATCAGTTTATGAAGGAGAGAGTGTACTATGTAATGAGGAGAGTAATGATAGGGCAAGGAATGAAGCAATTCGTGAcatgaataaacaaataaataaacaaatgaataacgatatgaataaacaaatgaatatcgatatgaataaacaaatgaatatcgatatgaataaacaaatgaatatCGATCagaataaacaaatgaatatCGATCagaataaacaaatgaatatCGATCagaataaacaaatgaatatCGATCagaataaacaaatgaatatCGATCagaataaacaaatgaatatCGATCagaataaacaaatgaatatCGATCagaataaacaaatgaatatCGATCagaataaacaaatgaatatCGATCagaataaacaaatgaataacgatatgaataaacaaatgaataaCAATATGAATAAACAAGTGAATGAAGATATGATTAAACTAGCGAGttgtgaaaaaaattatgaaagtACGAAGAACACAACTCAGGGGATAAACGAGAAAGAACAGAGGAATAACATTAATAGCAGTAGCTTTCCTAAAACAGTAACACATGATGAAGCTAATGATATAAGTACCTTTCAAAAAAGAGGGAACACAGagatacataataatatatacaactcAAAAACTGTACTGAATgggaataatttaaatgtaaatggAAACCCGTTAAGTCATAACAACATTGATGAAGTAAGTATTCTATATAACGAAATGCAAGTCCTTAGTGgtgaaataaataacataagaaataaaattaatattattaataacaagaagtatggaaaaataaatatactaaataacaaaataaacatgTTGAACAGCAAAAGGAGTGAAAAtcaaacaaataatataaataattatataaatagtaatataaataatgatataaatattgcCAATAGTCAAATAGACATTTTATATGGtaagaaaattaataaaatgtatgaacAGATAAATTATCatgttaaatatttacatgatCAATTAGATAAGAAGTACAAAGATGAGAAACATAATCAGGGggatgtgtatatacataataagaTATATAGGCAAATAAGTAATATTAAAACGCAAATAAATAACCTGTATGATCAGGTAAACAATCATGTGTACATACAAAAAAGcaataaaacatttaatcAATTGAACATTCAGATAAATAACCTCCGCAATCAGATAGACAATCTGGTAGGAATGCATCAAGGCAGTCTAGAAGACAGCCTGTTAAATATTAGAACAAGTAGGAACGTAAATTATTACAAAGAAAGaggtttaaaaaaaaatgatcagAATAACAGAGACGTGTTACCTATACCACATGATGATCAACCAAACGATGTAAAAACGTTattgcaaataaaaaatgtgaacATTAGAGAAGAAGGAAATTTACTCAACCATGACGTATGTGGAAATATGCACGGTGAACATTTGAAGTCACCTGGAATTAGTCAAAATGAAAACTATCAAGGaggacaaaaaaattatgaacatgtcAGCTATATTAGAGATGATGATGAATGTGTTCAGGGAGATTATGTGCACCCATTCATTGAACGAAGGACACATGTTGGGAAAAATTTAGTACAGTTGAAAGAATCAGAGaggaaattattatataaacgaaatcaaaaaaggaaaagaacagagaaagaaaatatgtttacatataattattatgagaaaaaaaaaacgttaAAAAGTCTTTTTGGTATTAATAACAAGCAGGTGAAAAATGAGTGTCAAAATGATATTTACCAAAAAGGTTTAATAATGCCCCTCAACGAAATTACAAATAACAGTAGAACTgatcataaatattttcataatattgtTACTTGTAGTTATGTACCTTCAAAGGACAATGCAATAAATAGTCAGCGTAATTGGGTTAATACGAATGGGGAACGTGATCCCCCAGGAGGAGTCGAAGCAGAGCAATGGGATCAGGCGGGTCATCCGTATCATTCGGATTATTCCCTTCTGTCGGATTATTCACATCAGTCATATCAGTCGCACCAGTCAGATCAGTCGCACCAATCAGATCAGTCGCACCAGTCAGATCAGTCGCACCAATCAGATCAGTCGCACCAGTCAGATCAGTCGCACCAATCAGATCAGTCGCACCAGTCAGATCAGTCGCACCAGTCAGATCAGTCGAGTCGGTTCAGCTTAGACAAAAGGCAAAGTTATAAAAGAAGCAACGAATCTAGTGAGGGAAAAGGCagtgataaaaattatgatagtCCTTATAATGACCagaaattaatttatttaaaaaacaaattgatGCAGctaaaaatttcaaaaatgaGGGACAAACTAAAAAAGGAGAGCATCTTTGGTATTACCCCAAATAATGTGAATGGCGCCGAGAATGGGAATCCAAATGGATATGTGCATAGGGATGTTAGTTCAGATCCATGTGGAGATATGGAAAATTCGATTGGTGGGAAAATCCCTACAATTCAgcaaaaaatgaatgaaccacatgataatattaacagCTTGAATCTTGTGAATGATCAGGTTGAACTAAGTGGTGATAAAGAAATTAGGAACATAACTACATTTAGGAATACGGAAAATgctaaaaatgtaattttaaatgaacaTAATGAGCATTGTTCTAATGATGATGCTCAAGTGTGTGTGAAATACAAAACGAgtgataaaaatagtaaagagaaaatttttttttttaaaaaagatgataatacaaaaaaaatgaattctTTCTTACCTATGCTTCGAAAGCTAACAAATAGAATGAACAAAGTTCAAATGGGAAAgataaataatgataataattgtaataatattaacaactgtaataatagtaatagtaatagtaataacaaaatatatagtaataataactgctattataattacaatttttgtGAAAGAGAAATGAGCGACTGCTCCGACATTACTGCTAATATTTCTCATCACTCTCATCATGAAAGTAACAAAAGTACGCAGAAAGAACAAGAtcataaagaaataaacaaaccgagatatatttttttcttaaaacaAGAAAGCATTTACTCAAATAACGAACAAGCAAAACCGTActttgaaaagaaaaatatgaacgaGGGGAAACGGTCAGTAGAGAATTACTTCTCATGTAATAAAGAATCTAATTTTCTTTTAGATAATAGGGAAAGAACAAACGAAAATATTGAGGATACAAAACGTCTATATTTAACTAAGCCCTTTACAATTGACCAAATTTATAACTATACGGTCAGTTATTATAACAAGTTcaataaagaaaatagacAGAATGAACAGAATGAACAGAATGAACAGAATGAACAGGATGAACAGGATGAACAGAATGAACAGGATGAACAGGATGAACATAAAGAACAGGATGAACAGAATGAGCAGAATAAAGATAAACATCAATAA
- a CDS encoding DNA damage-inducible protein 1 — protein MVFITISDDSKIITSLDVHEDTEMFTIMNIIENDFSLNMNQNELTYNGNSLNKFDTIKKLNINEGDLLFVRKKLSLDLISNGPNTIEGIGANNNNSSNTPNSSVNPNQSNNTNIMNNPTFNALLEQFRIFQENEYIKKETGLLLDLKKDKNKMSILQLQDKTLYDAINSENVEEIKKIVKEKYEQEKKEKEREQQMYEKALKNPLSEDSQKYIYENIYKNQINSNLALAQEHFPEAFGVVYMLYIPVEINKNVVHAFVDSGAQSSIMSKKCAEKCNILRLMDKRFTGIAKGVGTKSILGKIHMVDIKIGNYFYAVSLTIIDEYDIDFIFGLDLLKRHQCQIDLKKNALIIDNNEIPFLSEKDIIARSS, from the coding sequence ATGGTGTTCATAACTATATCTGATGATAGCAAGATAATAACGAGCCTAGACGTACATGAAGATACTGAAATGTTCACAATTATGAACATAATTGAGAATGATTTTTCTCTTAATATGAATCAAAATGAATTGACATATAATGGAAATTCTTTAAATAAGTTTgacacaataaaaaaattgaacataAATGAAGGCGATTTGTTATTTGTTCGAAAGAAGTTGAGTCTTGATTTGATAAGCAATGGGCCAAATACCATTGAAGGGATAGGTgcaaacaataataatagtagtaatactCCAAATAGTTCCGTCAATCCAAACCAATCTAACAACACcaatattatgaataacCCAACATTTAACGCCTTACTAGAACAGTTTCGAATTTTTCAAGAAAAcgaatacataaaaaaggaaacgGGATTGTTGTTGgacttaaaaaaagataagaataaaatgaGTATTCTACAATTACAAGATAAGACTTTATATGATGCTATAAATAGTGAAAATGTAGAagagattaaaaaaatagtgaaagaaaaatatgaacaagaaaaaaaagaaaaagaaagagaacAACAAATGTATGAAAAAGCATTAAAAAATCCTTTATCAGAAGATtctcaaaaatatatatatgaaaatatttataaaaatcagATTAATTCAAATTTAGCATTAGCTCAAGAACATTTTCCTGAAGCTTTTGGAGTAGTCTATATGCTATATATACCagttgaaataaataaaaatgttgttCATGCTTTTGTGGATTCTGGTGCTCAATCAAGTATAATGTCCAAAAAATGTGcagaaaaatgtaatattttgaGATTAATGGATAAAAGATTTACAGGTATAGCTAAAGGGGTTGGCACAAAATCTATCCTAGGTAAAATACACATGGTTGATATTAAAAttggaaattatttttatgctgTTTCTTTAACTATTATTGATGAATATGATATTGATTTTATATTTGGATtagatttattaaaaagacaTCAGTGCCAAATAGATTTGAAGAAAAATGCCTTAATTATTGATAACAATGAAATCCCCTTCTTATCTGAAAAAGATATTATTGCAAGGTCATCTTAA
- a CDS encoding aldo-keto reductase yields MKGQTSILLVVIHTFLLFKEYFCLLKKRNYYTSTFTSTFNLTNKSVTKLKSVRKKYSLRNTTFIKTFKSRLTKNYSTFCFIWSNILYVTQKRRVPSTLEKNNKLSILGTPTGGMTSLVISTKAYAKRNSEEKKENKQKEKASKEGELQKEKENKSQKRRGRRGRSSTIRDSPDGATVSALRAENNIKKRGRKKKKTAQKEEAVQAENEENMLDEEQKGEEFYYDRAEDNVEKEEGIETKGISKEEEERQKERERERQKEKEERDKKIEFIKKVEFLLEEDEKNHQLYEERPDISKLRFGEKPPPESQDLMNAILSSVHKNEKLEERETIDNTDKSEQRSSLKYKHLFYELLRISNSNSFKTHKIYTHKDLIYGMKYRKLGESNLCVSEICIGTSMYENENFISKDDVNVLLNMAFYEYGINFFDICEYDPFPHDPDSYKKSKNVNMNLFLKDKKRENIVINLRMCSSRNVEKSAHGDYYLSWIMEGFKDDTPSFYNIEQRLDKILKNLNTNYVDILTIDLPERYIPNSVNGEDTYVWGYENLNLENKKVISIEEQFEILEKLVLKGKNLYNLLHRNEVESSGMVEMILKENYNVPLVPYGLLAGGILTGKYLDPERYHTIGPETLLGDDQLDHDLDDSRGNKAEDYGYLSYGPRNGRCNKYPHLYKSHRCVWAQDATAEYMKIARSHAMTLSQLSLSFVYSRPFVASSIIGPRTLGQLKDSVLALNYPMYQHTEYDIHEIFLRYRGCTMDGNTILNSLKDPNKTSQNAFYKTANIPIFSGGSYWNNYPLPFLPKRYAYTDLKEEHDRIRSTFGLNDEPNDSNFISSRIWIEREKRKGEYFALKESILFEWDKYKVRKGIITELSNTEKTLYDTRDFHFYFKNNTISVTPTDDEIREFYENKEKVKKVISQAINDHQELYQYQDQIGQDMPDIFNNLDIDLIYKQLLNRHNINPLDKMELDYIYQYIKLTPSEIKTESFWYIYKYNPFGTSFGFRTGTEP; encoded by the exons ATGAAAGGGCAAACGAGTATACTCCTTGTTGTTATTCACACATTTCTCCTTTTCAAGGAATATTTTTgcctattaaaaaaaagaaactatTACACCTCAACATTCACTTCAACCTTCAActtaacaaataaaagtgtaacaaaattaaagagTGTCAGAAAGAAGTATTCATTGAGGAACactacatttataaaaacttttaaaaGTCGTCttactaaaaattattctactttttgctttatttggAGTAATATTCTTTATGTAACACAAAAGAGGAGAGTGCCTAGTACGTTAGAAAAGAACAATAAATTATCAATTTTAGGTACTCCAACGGGTGGTATGACTAGCTTGGTCATATCAACAAAGGCGTACGCGAAAAGGAACTCTGAAGAgaagaaggaaaataaacaaaaagaaaaagcgaGTAAAGAAGGGGAATtgcaaaaagaaaaggagaaCAAATCACAGAagagaagaggaagaagaggTAGAAGTAGCACCATAAGAGATTCCCCAGACGGTGCTACAGTTTCTGCTTTACGCgctgaaaataatataaagaagagggggaggaaaaagaaaaaaacagcTCAGAAGGAAGAAGCAGTACAGGCAGAAAATGAGGAAAATATGTTAGATGAAGAGCAAAAGGGGGaagaattttattatgaCAGAGCAGAGGACAATGTTGAAAAAGAAGAGGGGATAGAAACCAAAGGGATATCgaaagaggaagaagagcGACAAAAAGAACGGGAAAGAGAAAGgcaaaaggaaaaggaagaGAGAGATAAAAAGATCGAGTTCATCAAAAAAGTAGAATTTTTACTAgaagaagatgaaaaaaatcaTCAGTTGTATGAAGAAAGACCAGATATAAGTAAACTTAGATTCGGGGAAAAGCCCCCACCAGAGAGCCAAGATCTAATGAATGCAATCTTATCGAgtgttcataaaaatgaaaagttgGAAGAACGAGAAACAATTGACAATACGGACAAATCAGAACAACGGAGCAGCTTGAAATATAAGCACCTATTTTATGAGCTGCTACGAATTAGCAACTCGAATAGCTTTAAGACtcacaaaatatatacacataaggATTTAATATACGGAATGAAGTACCGCAAATTAGGTGAGAGCAACCTATGTGTAAGTGAAATTTGTATTGGGACTAGTATGTATGAAAATGAGAATTTCATAAGTAAAGACGATGTAAATGTTTTACTAAATATGGCTTTTTATGAATAtggaataaatttttttgatatttgtGAATATGATCCATTTCCACATGACCCAGACAGCtacaaaaaaagtaaaaacgtaaatatgaatttatttcttaaggataaaaaaagagaaaatatagTCATAAATTTAAGAATGTGTTCATCAAGGAATGTAGAAAAAAGTGCACATGGTGATTATTATTTAAGTTGGATAATGGAAGGTTTCAAAGATGATACTCCcagtttttataatatagaaCAAAGGCtagataaaattttaaaaaatttaaatacaaattatgTGGATATTTTAACTATTGATTTACCTGAACGATACATACCTAATAGTGTGAACGGAGAAGATACTTATGTATGGggatatgaaaatttaaacctagaaaataaaaaggtaatATCCATAGAGGAACAATTTGAAATATTAGAAAAGTTAGTTCTTAAAGGAAAA aatttatataatttattacatagAAATGAAGTAGAATCATCAGGAATGGTCGAAATGAtattaaaggaaaattataatgtGCCATTAGTACCTTATGGATTATTGGCTGGAGGAATATTAACAGGAAAATATTTAGACCCAGAGAGATATCATACTATTGGTCCAGAAACATTACTAGGGGATGATCAACTTGACCATGATTTAGACGATTCAAGGGGAAATAAGGCGGAAGATTATGGGTATTTATCATATGGACCAAGAAATGGTAGATGTAATAAATATCCACATCTATATAAATCACATAGATGTGTATGGGCTCAAGATGCTACTGcagaatatatgaaaatagcTCGATCGCATGCGATGACCCTGAGTCAATTAAGTTTAAGTTTTGTTTATAGTAGACCCTTTGTAGCTTCATCTATTATAGGACCAAGAACATTAGGACAACTAAAAGACTCCGTTTTAGCATTAAATTATCCAATGTATCAACACACTGAATATGATATACATGAAATTTTTCTAAGATATAGGGGTTGTACTATGGATGGAAATACTATTTTAAATAGTCTTAAGGACCCAAATAAGACTAGTCAAAATGCTTTTTACAAAACAGCAAATATACCTATATTCAGTGGAGGATCATACTGGAATAATTATCCCTTACCATTTTTACCTAAACGATATGCATACACAGATTTAAAAGAAGAACATGATAGAATAAGATCAACATTTGGTTTAAATGATGAACCAAATGATTCAAATTTTATTAGTTCACGTATATGGAttgaaagagaaaaaagaaaaggagaaTATTTTGCACTAAAGGaaagtattttatttgaatgggataaatataaagtacGTAAAGGTATAATTACCGAACTCAGTAATACAGAAAAGACTCTTTATGATACTAGagattttcatttttactttaaaaacAATACCATATCAGTTACTCCAACAGATGACGAAATAAGagaattttatgaaaataaagaaaaagtgaaaaaagtTATCAGCCAAGCAATAAATGATCATCAGGAATTATATCAATATCAAGATCAGATAGGACAAGATATGCCtgacatttttaataatctgGATATTGATCTAATATATAAGCAGTTATTAAATAGGCACAATATAAATCCACTCGATAAAATGGAACTAGATTATATTTACCAGTACATCAAATTAACCCCATCAGAAATTAAAACAGAAAGCTTTTGGTATATCTACAAATACAACCCCTTTGGCACATCATTTGGATTTAGAACTGGTACCGAACCATGA
- a CDS encoding hypothetical protein (conserved Plasmodium protein), which yields MTISNRSFVYSLQHLLTLYRRANIKNAVKSTHILLCHLKGYNTAYKKYVCAYGKNFIVHKNQFSIYAKNKSDECNTSEEHSDDDNDKLFLNDNESENDAEEEQEEKYSKTKRPCNNSENSDQINKHISDKQNFNEQVINSPTEITKKSKYDSDVILIYEDLPHLSSDMLSPHLSEEEIEQVNSGIPDFPYDNYSNNIAYNKKIKK from the exons aTGACGATCAGCAACAGGAGCTTCGTATATTCTTTGCAGCATTTACTAACTTTAT acAGACgagcaaatataaaaaatgctgTGAAAAGTACGCATATATTATTGTGTCATTTGAAGGGATATAACACAgcgtataaaaaatatgtatgtgcatatgggAAGAATTTTATAGTTCACAAGAATCAATTTTCAATTTATGCAAAGAACAAATCAGATGAGTGTAACACAAGTGAGGAGCATAGTGATGATGACAATGACaaactatttttaaatgataacgAAAGTGAAAATGATGCAGAAGAAGAACAGGaggaaaaatattcaaaaacaaaaaggcCTTGTAATAACTCAGAAAATAGCGATCAGattaataaacatatttccgacaaacaaaattttaatgaacaaGTTATAAATTCTCCCACGGAGATAACAAAAAAGAGCAAATACGACTCGGATGTGATCCTAAT ATACGAAGACTTGCCACATTTATCCAGTGATATGCTTAGTCCCCATTTGAGCGAGGAAGAAATAGAACAAGTAAACTCAGGAATACCCGATTTCCCGTACGATAATTACTCTAATAATATTGCTTATAACAAGAAGATAAAGAAATAG